A single genomic interval of Oryza sativa Japonica Group chromosome 7, ASM3414082v1 harbors:
- the LOC4342182 gene encoding gibberellin 2-beta-dioxygenase 5-like, whose product MEEHDYDSNSNPPLMSTYKHLFVEQHRLDMDMGAIDVDECELPVIDLAGLMEAEQVCRADMVRAASEWGFFQVTNHGVPQALLRELHDAQVAVFRRPFQEKVTERLLGFSPESYRWGTPTAKCLEQLSWSEAYHIPMTTPRPSTSIRARAVIEEVSRAMYELAQKLAEILMRGLPGAGEGETMVTTREETCFLRLNRYPPCAMAMGGFGLCPHTDSDLLTIVHQQQDTVGGLQLLKGGRWVAVKPSPSTLIVNVGDLLQAWSNDVYKSVEHRVMANATLERFSMAFFLCPSYHTLIIPSSSHVHDDDAHYRSFTFGEYRKQIMEDVRSTGRKIGLHRFRTR is encoded by the coding sequence ATGGAGGAGCACGACTACGACTCCAACTCGAACCCGCCGTTGATGAGCACGTACAAGCACCTGTTCGTGGAGCAGCACCGCCTGGACATGGACATGGGCGCCATCGACGTCGACGAGTGCGAGCTCCCTGTGATCGACCTCGCGGGGCTCATGGAGGCGGAGCAGGTGTGCCGCGCAGACATGGTGCGTGCGGCGTCGGAATGGGGCTTCTTCCAGGTGACCAACCACGGCGTGCCGCAGGCGCTGCTGCGCGAGCTGCACGACGCACAGGTGGCCGTGTTCCGGCGGCCCTTCCAGGAGAAGGTGACCGAGAGGCTGCTCGGCTTCTCGCCGGAGAGCTACCGGTGGGGAACGCCGACGGCCAAGTGCCTGGAGCAGCTGTCGTGGTCGGAGGCCTATCACATCCCAATGACGACGCCCAGGCCCAGCACGAGCATCAGGGCCAGGGCGGTGATCGAGGAGGTGTCGAGGGCGATGTACGAGCTGGCGCAGAAGCTGGCAGAGATCCTGATGAGAGGGCTGCcgggcgccggcgagggcgagacGATGGTGACGACGCGGGAGGAGACGTGCTTCCTGCGGCTGAACCGGTACCCACCGTGCGCCATGGCCATGGGGGGCTTCGGGCTGTGCCCGCACACGGACAGCGACTTGCTCACCATCGTGcaccagcagcaggacaccgtcGGCGGCCTCCAGCTGCTCAAGGGCGGCAGGTGGGTGGCCGTGAAGCCCAGCCCCAGCACCCTCATCGTCAACGTCGGCGACCTCCTGCAGGCGTGGAGCAACGATGTGTACAAGAGCGTGGAGCACAGGGTGATGGCCAACGCCACGCTGGAGCGCTTCtccatggccttcttcctctgcCCCTCCTACCACACGCTCATCATCCCAAGCAGCAGCCATGTCCACGACGACGATGCCCATTACCGGAGCTTCACCTTCGGCGAGTACAGGAAGCAGATCATGGAGGACGTCAGGAGCACAGGCCGCAAGATTGGACTGCACCGCTTTCGAACCCGATAG